A single window of Pseudomonas lijiangensis DNA harbors:
- a CDS encoding TetR/AcrR family transcriptional regulator: MSKGRTTVKPRKVPAQARSRATVDAIVQAATYILTRVGWEGLTTNAIAERAGVNIGSLYQFFPNKEAVIAELQRRHVAATRSDLLEALKELPQKPSLRDALTLIVEMLVNEHSVAPAVHKAIHEELPYTVRQSQDADPLRRQFADVLRPFMKNVPDPELSIYLMGISAHAIIHTVTADRPALLGNPQFVAEVVTLLENYLHREQGQIET, translated from the coding sequence GTGAGCAAAGGCCGAACGACCGTAAAACCCCGGAAAGTCCCGGCTCAGGCACGCTCCCGGGCGACTGTCGATGCGATTGTGCAGGCAGCGACTTACATTCTGACCCGGGTGGGTTGGGAAGGGCTGACGACCAATGCCATTGCAGAGCGTGCAGGTGTCAATATCGGTTCTCTGTACCAGTTCTTTCCCAACAAGGAGGCGGTGATTGCCGAATTGCAGCGACGCCATGTGGCAGCAACGCGCAGCGACTTGCTTGAAGCATTGAAGGAGTTGCCGCAAAAACCTTCTCTTCGAGACGCACTGACGCTAATTGTCGAGATGCTGGTCAATGAGCACAGCGTCGCACCCGCAGTACACAAGGCAATCCATGAAGAGTTGCCCTATACGGTGAGGCAGTCTCAGGACGCGGACCCGTTGCGCAGGCAATTCGCTGATGTGCTCAGGCCCTTCATGAAAAACGTGCCCGACCCGGAGCTGTCGATCTACCTGATGGGCATCTCTGCGCACGCGATCATTCATACCGTGACCGCCGATCGACCCGCCTTGCTGGGTAACCCGCAGTTTGTTGCGGAAGTCGTCACTCTGCTTGAGAACTATCTTCATCGAGAGCAAGGCCAGATCGAAACGTGA
- a CDS encoding sugar ABC transporter substrate-binding protein yields the protein MRHSLVLAFVTLLFSHGVLADYRIGVSIARIDDNFMTYVRNGLNDAAKKENVQIQFEDAQGDVVRQLNQVEGFISQKVDAVIVLPVDTAAAVNITRAATRARIPLVYVNRRPDQHTRSAGVVAVASQDIQAGQLQMKYLAEKMGGKGNLAIIMGDLVQNATQGRTEGVKQVLQQYPDIKIVGEQSALWQRDKGMDLTSNWLLAGVKIDAIVANNDEMAIGAAMALQQAGQRSTPVVGIDGLPDGLAAIKRGQLAASVFQDPQAQASSAITAALRMIKGEPVESDIWVPYQLIRPEQVSEFAQHFK from the coding sequence ATGCGCCATTCGCTTGTACTTGCCTTTGTGACCCTGCTGTTCAGTCACGGGGTGCTTGCCGATTACCGGATCGGCGTCAGCATCGCCAGGATCGACGACAACTTCATGACTTACGTGCGCAACGGCCTGAACGATGCCGCGAAGAAAGAAAACGTGCAGATCCAGTTCGAAGACGCCCAGGGAGACGTGGTTCGCCAGCTCAATCAGGTCGAGGGGTTTATCAGCCAGAAAGTGGATGCGGTCATTGTATTGCCGGTCGACACCGCTGCTGCCGTCAATATCACCCGAGCTGCCACCAGGGCCAGAATACCGCTGGTCTACGTCAATCGCCGACCCGACCAGCACACGCGGTCGGCCGGCGTTGTCGCCGTGGCGTCCCAGGATATCCAGGCAGGTCAGTTGCAGATGAAGTATCTGGCCGAAAAGATGGGCGGCAAGGGTAATCTGGCGATCATCATGGGTGATCTGGTGCAGAACGCGACCCAAGGCCGAACCGAAGGGGTCAAGCAGGTTTTGCAGCAGTATCCCGACATCAAGATCGTTGGCGAGCAGAGCGCTCTCTGGCAGCGTGACAAAGGCATGGACCTGACCAGCAACTGGCTGCTGGCCGGGGTCAAGATCGATGCGATCGTGGCCAACAATGATGAAATGGCAATCGGCGCCGCCATGGCATTGCAACAGGCCGGGCAACGCTCGACACCCGTTGTCGGCATCGACGGCCTTCCCGACGGGCTTGCGGCCATCAAGCGCGGTCAATTGGCAGCCTCGGTGTTTCAGGACCCACAAGCCCAGGCCAGCAGCGCCATCACCGCCGCGCTACGGATGATCAAGGGTGAGCCCGTGGAGTCCGATATATGGGTGCCCTATCAGTTGATCAGGCCGGAGCAGGTATCGGAGTTCGCGCAACATTTCAAATAA
- a CDS encoding TIM barrel protein, whose product MSFCPFTLAVSAEMVFLDLPFVERVRRIHELGFSAEIWDWTTKDIAALSATGADFTSMTGYISGNLTDAEGIQRLLESARESLAVAERLNCPGLNLHGTGLDNKGLPVNPVSHTNGRMWLNACKTLEKIARLGEDHSRVFLLENLNTQVDHPGTPFARAEDTLALIEAVDSPHLKMNLDLYHAQIGEGNLIELIQRAGSAIGEIQVADVPGRMEPGTGEIHYPAIAKALHRMGYSGVVGLEGWASGDPDIALQRFRQAFTLEE is encoded by the coding sequence ATGAGTTTCTGCCCCTTCACACTGGCCGTCAGCGCCGAAATGGTGTTTCTCGACCTGCCCTTCGTAGAGCGCGTCCGGCGCATCCATGAGCTGGGCTTCAGTGCCGAAATCTGGGACTGGACCACCAAGGACATCGCGGCCTTGAGCGCTACAGGTGCTGACTTCACCTCCATGACCGGTTATATCTCGGGCAATCTGACGGATGCCGAAGGTATCCAGCGCCTGCTGGAAAGTGCCAGGGAATCACTGGCCGTTGCCGAGCGCCTGAACTGCCCCGGCCTCAACCTGCATGGCACCGGCCTGGACAACAAGGGCCTGCCGGTCAACCCTGTAAGCCATACCAACGGGCGCATGTGGCTGAACGCCTGCAAGACCCTGGAAAAAATCGCCCGGCTTGGCGAGGATCATTCCCGAGTCTTCCTGCTGGAAAACCTCAATACCCAGGTTGACCATCCCGGCACGCCGTTCGCCAGGGCCGAAGACACGCTGGCCTTGATTGAAGCAGTGGATAGCCCGCACCTGAAAATGAACCTGGACCTGTATCACGCGCAGATTGGCGAGGGAAACCTGATCGAGCTGATCCAGCGTGCCGGCAGCGCCATCGGCGAAATCCAGGTGGCGGATGTACCGGGGCGCATGGAACCCGGCACGGGCGAAATCCATTACCCGGCCATTGCCAAAGCCCTGCATCGCATGGGCTACAGCGGTGTGGTCGGCCTGGAAGGCTGGGCATCCGGCGACCCGGACATTGCGCTGCAGCGTTTTCGTCAGGCCTTTACCCTGGAGGAATGA